From a region of the Candidatus Brocadia sp. genome:
- the cobU gene encoding bifunctional adenosylcobinamide kinase/adenosylcobinamide-phosphate guanylyltransferase — protein sequence MAKITFILGGARSGKSAFAEGLTKKYNDVVYIATAEAKDDEMHERIRIHRARRPQNWMTIESPFHVNKVVSDISGTTGLVLIDCITLYITNMLLNSETVPGGRGGQPFAQPPAKGYDLPSPGRGGESNQMTNSAGCSGLQTGSPQERQQVILAEIHKLRRACRESGSDVILISNEVGLSIVPDNALSREFRDIAGYANQIIAGEADEVYFMVAGIAQRIK from the coding sequence ATGGCCAAAATAACCTTTATCCTTGGAGGCGCACGGAGCGGCAAGTCTGCCTTTGCAGAAGGACTTACCAAAAAGTATAATGATGTAGTCTATATTGCTACCGCAGAGGCTAAAGACGACGAGATGCATGAACGGATTCGTATCCACCGTGCACGGCGTCCGCAGAACTGGATGACAATTGAGTCTCCTTTTCACGTTAACAAAGTTGTATCGGATATTAGCGGTACGACAGGCCTTGTCTTGATTGATTGTATTACCCTCTATATTACGAATATGCTTTTAAACAGTGAAACAGTTCCAGGTGGTAGGGGCGGACAGCCGTTCGCTCAACCTCCTGCAAAAGGGTATGATTTACCCTCTCCCGGCAGGGGAGGAGAATCAAATCAAATGACAAACTCGGCTGGTTGTTCCGGGCTTCAGACAGGAAGTCCACAGGAAAGACAACAGGTGATCCTTGCAGAGATTCACAAACTGAGGCGAGCGTGCCGTGAGTCTGGGTCGGATGTAATTCTGATATCGAATGAGGTTGGATTGAGTATTGTGCCTGACAATGCCTTATCACGTGAATTCCGGGATATTGCAGGGTATGCAAACCAAATCATTGCCGGTGAAGCGGATGAGGTCTATTTTATGGTGGCTGGAATTGCCCAGAGGATAAAATAA
- the holA gene encoding DNA polymerase III subunit delta produces the protein MDIYQLKTLMNKGKTFPIFVFFGDEAFFIHEALSATKTNLLKDNDPSIALIEFNGDEISGGVVFDELRTVPFFPGVNKLVLVEEADEFIDKNRSILEKYLQTPASRSHLVLICKKWDKRTKLATLVDKVGISLECKKLKEHSLPNWVQAHARQYKKEINAPATQKLVDSVGGNLAILDKHLEKLSIYLGEKTTIDERDVDALVGVDRDRTVFELTEAVAQRNVTLALKVLIQMLSHGEDSARIISLLAWQIKRLWRAKQLLQQGENEQKVASELQIIPFFAKRFFEQVKRYSVEDLAKNHELLLETDVKTKTSSMNTQLLLELLVYRLCA, from the coding sequence ATGGATATTTATCAGTTAAAGACCTTGATGAACAAAGGCAAAACCTTTCCCATCTTTGTATTTTTTGGAGATGAGGCGTTTTTTATTCACGAGGCGCTTTCGGCGACAAAGACGAATCTACTCAAGGACAACGACCCCAGTATAGCTTTGATTGAATTCAACGGGGATGAAATTTCCGGCGGTGTGGTGTTTGATGAATTAAGGACGGTGCCATTCTTTCCGGGGGTAAACAAGCTGGTTCTTGTTGAAGAAGCAGACGAATTTATTGATAAAAACCGGAGTATACTTGAAAAGTATTTACAGACGCCCGCAAGCCGTTCCCATCTGGTACTCATCTGCAAGAAGTGGGATAAACGGACAAAGTTGGCAACCCTTGTAGACAAAGTGGGTATTTCTCTTGAGTGTAAAAAGTTAAAGGAACACTCTCTGCCGAACTGGGTGCAGGCTCATGCACGGCAGTACAAAAAAGAGATTAATGCCCCTGCTACCCAAAAACTCGTTGATAGTGTCGGTGGTAATCTGGCGATTTTGGACAAACATCTTGAAAAATTATCGATTTATCTGGGTGAGAAAACCACCATTGATGAAAGAGATGTGGATGCCCTCGTGGGCGTGGATAGAGATCGCACGGTATTTGAACTAACCGAGGCCGTTGCACAAAGAAACGTAACGCTGGCTCTGAAAGTTTTAATTCAGATGTTATCACACGGCGAAGATTCGGCGAGGATCATCAGTTTGCTGGCATGGCAGATTAAAAGATTGTGGCGGGCAAAACAACTGTTACAACAAGGCGAGAACGAGCAAAAGGTCGCCTCCGAGTTACAGATCATACCATTCTTTGCAAAGCGATTTTTTGAACAGGTGAAACGGTACAGCGTAGAAGATCTTGCAAAAAACCATGAACTTTTATTAGAAACCGATGTGAAAACCAAGACAAGTTCTATGAATACACAATTATTACTGGAATTGCTGGTATACAGACTTTGCGCATAA
- a CDS encoding SNF2-related protein has product MTNSMIIKENTRVKVKYRPELGAGEVIRVCEGGGEYTVDVAFEQDGKRILETFPPEMVEPIDDIFQKFEKGISDKPVDFFLKQLAYQFPVENSGGELSNSKADLLPHQILLTHQVVETRRRRLLIADEVGLGKTIETGMIIRELLSRRDADRALIVCPAGLTVNWRNELKDCFRIYFDIFGLDFSDANPHAWERHNLVIASIDTIKKPARLEKLMKGPEWDIIVFDEAHHLTRKKYGEKIEVTQNYRLAEKLKGITRDMLFLSATPHQGDGYQFWSLIQLLDDQLFENPEAMLDHRGLLGRVMIRRTKREVTDVEGNPIFMRRKVHSQKFSLSIREQRFYEKLTEYLKEGYNAAGVGSDKTTKQQRAVGFVMAIFQKIMSSSPRAIKQALRRRLLAIYARRQMAMEGGLHNLTAREDISKQIVKYQEEMRKIVFELLSYERGAIDYTDADAYIARLKQQLKKRPKFDEEITHWALDAQEISDDIIDAPANIPNEDQKVKELIGLVDDGPDRKFDTLVRAIEQIRRENEKEKIVIFTQYLETLYFLKEELSKYYSNDKIAIIKGGPLEDKIASCESFWNENGAQFLISTSAGGEGINLQICRILFNYDLPWNPMAVEQRIGRIHRYGQTDTAQVYNLIAEGTIEEDVYSILEQKLFEIAKTIGRIDNVTGEVTEDFRSEILGFLGSSLNYNDLYKEALINKNYKRTEEEIAEALRQAKESSNALRQLAQDLKTFNLESYIELKGRYTLEDLKIFCEKAIIRLGGSFVPSGEIVNIVVPSALKKYAGISSHYENVTFSRQIATRKKGMDLMGVGHPLVDALISHYRSDAISGDVLKLKNDGIPDFFSVRYLFMVNFEDGIKKELYKEFILSGSQMKSDVELLMQQEWKENHAVSNLKETDEQISLLIRNFEAQLRSECEGILNVRTTCVGIMHIYR; this is encoded by the coding sequence ATGACAAATAGTATGATCATAAAAGAGAATACCAGGGTAAAAGTGAAATATCGTCCCGAATTAGGAGCGGGCGAAGTAATCCGGGTGTGCGAGGGTGGCGGTGAATACACGGTTGACGTCGCCTTTGAGCAAGACGGGAAAAGGATTCTTGAGACATTTCCCCCGGAAATGGTTGAGCCAATTGATGATATTTTTCAGAAATTTGAAAAGGGTATTTCTGATAAGCCTGTGGATTTTTTCTTAAAACAACTTGCGTATCAATTCCCCGTGGAAAACTCTGGCGGTGAATTGTCAAACAGCAAGGCAGACCTGCTTCCGCATCAAATATTGCTGACCCACCAGGTCGTTGAGACAAGGCGGAGAAGGCTCCTCATTGCGGATGAAGTTGGACTTGGGAAGACGATTGAAACCGGTATGATCATAAGAGAACTCCTTTCGAGAAGGGATGCGGACAGGGCGCTTATCGTCTGTCCGGCGGGGCTTACCGTAAATTGGCGTAACGAGCTGAAGGATTGCTTTAGAATCTATTTTGACATATTTGGACTGGATTTCTCAGATGCAAACCCCCATGCATGGGAAAGGCATAATCTTGTGATAGCCTCAATTGACACGATCAAGAAACCAGCGCGGCTTGAAAAGCTCATGAAAGGCCCGGAATGGGATATTATCGTCTTTGATGAGGCGCACCATCTCACCAGAAAAAAATATGGGGAAAAAATCGAAGTCACACAAAATTACCGTTTGGCAGAAAAGCTGAAAGGAATAACCCGTGATATGCTCTTTCTCTCAGCTACTCCACATCAGGGGGATGGTTATCAATTCTGGTCTTTAATACAACTGCTTGATGACCAGTTATTTGAAAACCCCGAAGCAATGCTAGACCACAGAGGACTCCTTGGACGGGTTATGATAAGGAGGACAAAACGGGAAGTGACCGACGTTGAAGGAAATCCGATATTTATGAGACGTAAGGTGCATTCTCAAAAATTCAGCCTTTCGATCAGAGAGCAACGTTTTTATGAGAAGCTAACAGAATATCTGAAAGAAGGATATAATGCCGCCGGTGTGGGAAGTGACAAGACGACAAAACAGCAGAGGGCTGTGGGTTTTGTCATGGCAATCTTTCAGAAAATTATGTCGTCAAGCCCCAGGGCTATCAAGCAGGCATTAAGGCGAAGATTATTAGCCATTTATGCGAGGAGACAAATGGCGATGGAGGGTGGCTTGCATAATCTTACTGCCAGAGAGGATATTTCTAAACAGATAGTAAAATATCAGGAGGAAATGCGTAAGATCGTCTTTGAACTTTTATCCTATGAGAGGGGGGCTATTGATTACACGGATGCGGATGCATATATTGCCCGATTGAAGCAACAACTTAAAAAACGGCCGAAATTTGATGAGGAGATAACCCATTGGGCGCTTGATGCACAGGAAATCAGCGATGACATCATTGATGCGCCCGCAAACATCCCTAATGAAGACCAAAAGGTGAAAGAGTTGATAGGCCTTGTGGACGATGGTCCTGACAGAAAGTTTGACACGCTGGTGAGGGCAATTGAGCAAATCAGAAGGGAGAATGAAAAGGAAAAAATTGTTATCTTTACGCAGTATCTTGAGACTCTTTATTTTTTGAAGGAAGAACTGAGCAAGTATTATTCAAATGATAAAATTGCCATAATTAAGGGCGGCCCTCTTGAGGATAAGATAGCGTCGTGCGAATCATTCTGGAACGAAAACGGGGCTCAATTTCTCATAAGCACCTCTGCCGGCGGAGAAGGCATAAACTTACAGATATGCAGGATTCTCTTCAACTATGACCTGCCATGGAATCCTATGGCAGTTGAACAGAGGATAGGAAGGATACACCGGTATGGGCAGACGGATACCGCGCAGGTATATAATCTTATTGCCGAAGGAACGATAGAAGAGGATGTTTATTCCATTCTCGAACAAAAACTCTTTGAAATAGCAAAAACGATAGGGAGGATTGATAACGTCACGGGGGAAGTAACGGAGGATTTTAGATCAGAAATTCTGGGCTTTCTCGGCTCCTCTTTAAACTATAATGATTTGTATAAAGAAGCCCTGATCAATAAGAATTACAAAAGGACAGAAGAAGAAATAGCCGAAGCGCTGAGACAAGCCAAAGAGTCGAGCAACGCCTTGCGACAATTAGCACAGGATTTAAAAACCTTTAATCTTGAAAGCTATATTGAGCTTAAAGGAAGATATACCCTCGAAGACCTGAAAATATTTTGTGAAAAAGCTATTATACGTCTCGGGGGAAGTTTCGTCCCTTCGGGAGAAATTGTAAACATTGTAGTCCCGTCTGCGCTCAAAAAATACGCCGGCATATCGTCACACTATGAAAACGTAACCTTCTCAAGGCAAATAGCCACCAGGAAAAAGGGGATGGATCTTATGGGAGTTGGCCATCCTTTAGTAGATGCATTAATAAGTCATTATAGGAGCGATGCCATTTCTGGAGATGTCCTCAAATTAAAAAATGATGGAATACCAGACTTTTTTTCAGTCAGATATCTTTTTATGGTCAACTTTGAAGATGGAATAAAAAAAGAATTATATAAAGAATTCATTTTATCGGGTAGCCAGATGAAAAGCGATGTTGAACTTCTCATGCAGCAGGAATGGAAAGAAAATCATGCTGTCTCAAACCTAAAAGAAACGGATGAACAAATTTCATTACTCATCCGCAACTTCGAGGCACAGCTCCGATCGGAGTGTGAAGGAATTTTAAATGTCAGAACGACATGCGTTGGCATTATGCACATTTACAGATAA
- the amt gene encoding ammonium transporter encodes MENIQININHIWVMTAACMVFFMQLGFTSYEAGFAQSKNAISVSIKNLMVTLVASLTFYICGFGLMFGNSYTGWVGADHFFALGVMSHQDNLGYSFFFFQLVFAATAATIMTGAISERSNFFSNVVGVVFVTGIIYPVFGHWAWGHLFCPEQLGWLRGLGFIDFAGSTVVHSVGGWFAMAGAITVGPRIGKYNPDGSSNQMGLHNIPLVTIGTFFLWFGWFGFNGGSLLRASGDIGLVITNTNMAPAAAGVSAMIFNYIKEKKLDAGKLFTAILAGLVAVTAGSNMIQPDGAVCIGVIAGIVSILAQDFIEKVMKIDDPVAAIAVHGVGGVIGTLCVAPFADKSYLLVENGNRLHQLGVQAIGVGVAFAWSFGLGMLFFWCLKKVIGIRVSQEEERRGLNIAEYEDVVSWLDFMRITRLQDMNVVLEKRVAERTEDLQKANVALEKANKLKSEFLATMSHELRTPLNAIIGFAEVLRDEVSGSLNADQKDFVSDIHSSGQHLLNMINGILDLSKIEAGKLELQYEVFSVEETIHEVLDAIAGSFHKKGIRVRTCIHEDIPPITADKAKIKQVLYNLLSNAFKFTPDNGRVSINAKLINQHIQIAVSDTGIGIRQEDMDKLFKVFHQVDSSFSRRYEGTGLGLILAKRLVELHGGKIGVKSLFGKGSTFIVTLPVKSCASV; translated from the coding sequence ATGGAAAACATACAGATAAATATTAACCATATCTGGGTTATGACAGCCGCATGCATGGTGTTTTTCATGCAACTCGGCTTTACTTCTTACGAGGCAGGATTTGCACAATCCAAAAATGCCATTAGCGTTTCTATCAAAAACCTCATGGTCACCCTGGTCGCCTCTCTTACGTTTTATATTTGTGGATTTGGATTGATGTTTGGCAACAGCTATACCGGCTGGGTTGGCGCCGACCATTTCTTTGCCCTGGGGGTAATGTCACATCAGGACAATTTAGGCTATAGTTTTTTCTTTTTTCAATTGGTCTTTGCCGCCACGGCTGCTACCATCATGACCGGAGCTATCTCTGAACGGTCAAATTTTTTTTCCAATGTCGTCGGAGTTGTATTTGTAACTGGTATTATTTATCCGGTTTTTGGACATTGGGCATGGGGACATCTCTTTTGTCCGGAACAGTTAGGCTGGTTAAGAGGATTGGGGTTCATTGATTTTGCTGGTTCTACTGTGGTGCATTCGGTTGGCGGCTGGTTTGCCATGGCAGGGGCAATTACCGTAGGGCCAAGGATTGGTAAATACAACCCGGATGGGTCTTCAAATCAGATGGGCCTTCATAACATTCCATTGGTTACGATAGGCACCTTTTTCCTTTGGTTTGGTTGGTTTGGATTTAACGGTGGGAGCCTTCTTCGGGCGAGTGGGGATATTGGTCTCGTCATTACCAACACGAACATGGCGCCAGCAGCAGCGGGAGTTTCGGCAATGATATTTAATTATATAAAAGAAAAGAAACTCGATGCCGGCAAGCTCTTCACGGCTATATTAGCAGGTTTAGTCGCTGTTACCGCAGGTTCAAATATGATACAACCCGATGGCGCCGTTTGTATCGGTGTTATTGCTGGTATCGTATCGATTCTCGCGCAGGATTTCATTGAAAAGGTGATGAAGATTGACGATCCCGTTGCTGCTATTGCCGTTCACGGGGTAGGTGGTGTTATTGGTACACTTTGTGTTGCTCCTTTTGCTGATAAATCCTATCTTCTGGTAGAAAATGGTAACCGTTTGCACCAGCTTGGTGTTCAGGCTATTGGAGTCGGCGTGGCCTTTGCATGGTCATTTGGTCTGGGAATGCTCTTTTTCTGGTGCTTAAAGAAGGTGATTGGCATTCGGGTGAGCCAGGAAGAAGAACGGCGGGGACTGAACATTGCCGAATATGAAGATGTAGTTTCATGGCTCGATTTTATGCGTATTACCAGACTTCAGGACATGAACGTCGTACTGGAGAAAAGGGTTGCCGAACGAACAGAAGATCTGCAGAAGGCGAATGTTGCCCTTGAAAAGGCCAACAAACTCAAATCAGAATTTCTGGCAACCATGTCACATGAACTGCGCACCCCGTTGAATGCCATTATTGGCTTCGCAGAGGTTTTACGCGACGAAGTGAGCGGTTCTCTGAACGCAGACCAAAAAGACTTTGTCAGTGATATTCATAGTAGTGGACAACACCTTCTGAACATGATTAACGGTATCCTTGACCTTTCCAAGATCGAGGCTGGAAAATTAGAGCTTCAGTATGAGGTCTTTTCCGTAGAAGAGACTATTCATGAGGTGTTGGATGCCATCGCCGGGTCTTTCCATAAGAAAGGCATCCGCGTACGTACGTGTATCCATGAGGATATACCGCCGATAACGGCTGATAAGGCAAAAATTAAGCAGGTTCTGTATAACTTGTTATCGAATGCCTTCAAGTTTACGCCTGATAATGGCAGGGTTTCCATTAATGCAAAACTTATAAATCAACATATTCAGATCGCGGTGAGCGATACCGGCATTGGCATTCGGCAGGAAGATATGGATAAATTATTTAAGGTGTTTCATCAGGTGGATAGTTCGTTTTCACGGCGGTACGAAGGAACCGGTCTTGGTCTGATCCTTGCAAAGCGCCTGGTTGAATTACACGGTGGCAAGATAGGGGTAAAAAGTTTGTTTGGAAAGGGAAGCACCTTTATCGTTACGCTACCAGTAAAAAGTTGTGCGTCGGTGTAG
- a CDS encoding tetratricopeptide repeat protein, which produces MNRKKLLSLALAIFMTGCSSSQYLKKMSPFKKEEASLEPGKGSQPADAQKKDDLFVCAGDIDVTYKKLGEVSLGEYGFSGHDVLAIKIREKARAVGAEAVVNVQYDTGASKTWQGYGELGGTDYGVRYTSWCKGMAIQFMESHNSLGLLSSNLTPENKEWFGLKKAQQGVIVVHVQPGSVASAAGIKPEDLIVEWNGEKIENRNHLKKLMERTAGKEARLILLRAKEIKTVALSVPLITHRPVASPAPQLPATETRTETVVSETSHDAPHDTKSTNTPEVHNEIGDLYLRKGMYDDAIGEYQKAIASDPNSAISYFNLSLAYDKKGLKREAEEAYATYKKLKPKRK; this is translated from the coding sequence ATGAATAGAAAAAAGCTGCTCTCTCTTGCACTTGCCATTTTTATGACAGGTTGTAGCTCGTCTCAGTATTTAAAAAAGATGTCCCCTTTTAAAAAAGAAGAGGCAAGTCTTGAGCCCGGCAAGGGATCACAACCGGCTGATGCGCAAAAAAAAGACGATCTCTTTGTCTGTGCGGGGGATATTGATGTTACGTACAAAAAATTAGGTGAAGTCAGTCTCGGTGAGTACGGTTTTTCCGGGCATGATGTTTTGGCTATCAAAATAAGGGAAAAGGCCCGCGCGGTGGGCGCTGAGGCGGTGGTTAACGTTCAATACGACACCGGTGCGTCAAAAACATGGCAAGGGTACGGTGAATTGGGCGGCACGGATTATGGGGTAAGATATACATCGTGGTGTAAGGGGATGGCGATACAGTTTATGGAATCCCACAATTCCCTGGGGCTCTTGTCATCTAACCTTACGCCGGAGAATAAGGAATGGTTTGGTTTAAAAAAAGCACAGCAGGGCGTCATTGTTGTTCATGTTCAGCCTGGGAGTGTTGCATCTGCTGCAGGTATTAAACCGGAAGACCTCATTGTGGAATGGAACGGGGAAAAGATTGAAAACCGGAATCACCTGAAAAAGCTTATGGAAAGAACTGCCGGCAAAGAAGCCAGGTTAATCTTGTTGCGTGCAAAAGAAATCAAGACGGTAGCCTTGTCCGTACCGTTAATAACGCATCGTCCGGTTGCCTCGCCAGCGCCGCAGTTACCTGCAACAGAAACAAGAACTGAGACCGTGGTAAGCGAAACATCTCATGATGCCCCTCATGATACCAAAAGTACAAATACGCCGGAGGTACATAATGAGATAGGGGATCTTTATCTGCGCAAAGGCATGTATGACGACGCCATTGGGGAGTACCAAAAGGCTATTGCATCAGACCCAAATTCCGCCATTTCCTACTTCAATTTGAGTCTTGCCTACGATAAAAAAGGCTTGAAAAGAGAAGCTGAAGAGGCGTATGCTACGTATAAGAAATTAAAACCAAAGCGCAAATAA
- a CDS encoding U32 family peptidase, protein MIRKGDISVKKPEIVAPAGDFEKLRTAIEFGADAVYAGGEGFNLRMGASNLTLQEIGEAADWVHQRGRKIYIALNIFARNYHISGIRSYLKRLAAIPVDAVIISDPGVFLTMREIAPHVPIHLSTQANTTNAQSVEFWRRQGVKRVVLARELTLGEIREITDRSQIETEVFVHGAMCMSYSGRCLLSGFMANRHANLGDCSHSCRWHYVLKEEKRPLESYPIVEDESGTFILSSKDLCTIQYIPELFHAGVTAWKIEGRMKSPYYVAAVTRVYREALDRYCADPHTYVCDQRWLSELEKVSHREYGVGFFFGNQGYQSQTTHPGDRYLKEYDYLGTIQNVLPDDMAEVVVKNRISSNTPIEIMGRRLSEDFTQVLLDIRNEYHESIEVAQAGQKVLIKMSRPVEKYFMLRKCG, encoded by the coding sequence ATGATACGAAAAGGCGACATATCAGTCAAAAAACCCGAAATCGTTGCGCCTGCTGGTGATTTTGAAAAACTGAGAACGGCGATAGAGTTTGGCGCCGATGCCGTTTATGCTGGGGGAGAAGGCTTCAATCTGCGGATGGGAGCTTCGAATCTGACGTTACAGGAGATCGGAGAAGCCGCTGATTGGGTTCATCAACGGGGGAGAAAAATTTATATTGCGCTGAACATCTTTGCCCGTAATTATCACATTTCCGGTATCCGCTCTTATCTGAAAAGGCTTGCAGCAATCCCGGTGGACGCCGTTATTATTTCGGACCCTGGGGTATTTTTAACGATGAGAGAAATTGCTCCTCATGTTCCCATTCATCTCAGTACCCAGGCGAACACCACGAATGCACAATCGGTTGAATTTTGGCGCCGGCAGGGTGTGAAACGGGTTGTTCTTGCGCGGGAATTGACCCTGGGGGAAATTAGGGAGATTACGGACAGGTCTCAGATAGAAACCGAGGTCTTTGTTCACGGTGCGATGTGTATGTCATATTCAGGCCGCTGTCTCCTGAGCGGATTTATGGCCAACCGGCATGCCAATCTGGGAGACTGCTCCCATTCATGCCGGTGGCACTATGTATTAAAAGAGGAAAAGCGCCCCCTTGAATCCTATCCAATTGTCGAGGATGAAAGTGGCACCTTTATCCTGAGTTCCAAAGATCTCTGTACGATTCAATACATCCCGGAATTGTTCCATGCCGGCGTTACGGCGTGGAAAATCGAAGGCCGTATGAAAAGCCCTTATTATGTTGCGGCTGTGACGAGGGTATATCGGGAGGCTTTGGATCGTTATTGTGCTGACCCTCATACCTATGTTTGTGACCAGAGATGGTTGTCTGAACTTGAAAAGGTTAGTCACCGGGAATATGGTGTCGGATTCTTTTTCGGAAATCAAGGATATCAGAGTCAGACAACACATCCTGGAGACAGGTATCTGAAAGAATATGATTATCTTGGTACGATTCAAAATGTCCTTCCCGATGATATGGCAGAGGTGGTCGTCAAGAACAGGATTTCGAGTAATACTCCCATAGAAATTATGGGAAGACGTCTAAGCGAAGACTTTACTCAGGTACTGTTGGACATTAGGAATGAATACCATGAGTCCATTGAAGTTGCCCAGGCAGGACAAAAGGTGCTGATAAAGATGTCCCGTCCCGTTGAGAAGTATTTTATGCTGAGGAAATGCGGATGA
- the fsa gene encoding fructose-6-phosphate aldolase, whose amino-acid sequence MKFFIDTADVKEIREAHSLGILDGVTTNPSLIAKTGRPFRETVEEICSFVKGPVSAEVVSLDTEGMIKEAKDLVRIADNIVVKIPLIKNGLKAVRRLADEGIKTNVTLCFSSNQALLAAKAGGTFVSPFVGRLDDRGQFGMDLIQEIRTIYDNYGYQTEIIVASIRNPVHVRDAALMGADVATIPFNVFDLLVQHPLTDDGVKRFLADWEKVPKK is encoded by the coding sequence ATGAAGTTTTTTATTGATACGGCGGATGTAAAAGAAATTCGTGAGGCGCATAGCTTGGGGATCCTGGATGGAGTCACAACGAATCCTTCATTAATAGCCAAGACGGGGCGGCCTTTTCGCGAGACGGTTGAGGAGATTTGTTCCTTTGTGAAGGGCCCTGTCAGCGCCGAGGTGGTGAGTCTTGATACGGAAGGCATGATTAAGGAGGCGAAAGATCTGGTAAGGATCGCAGACAATATCGTGGTAAAAATCCCTCTCATAAAAAATGGCTTGAAGGCAGTAAGGCGATTAGCCGATGAGGGTATTAAAACCAATGTAACGCTCTGTTTCTCCTCGAATCAGGCGCTTTTGGCAGCAAAGGCCGGTGGCACGTTTGTGAGTCCATTCGTCGGGCGTCTGGACGACCGGGGCCAGTTTGGTATGGATCTGATACAGGAAATCCGTACGATTTACGATAACTACGGCTATCAAACGGAGATCATTGTTGCCAGCATTCGCAATCCCGTTCATGTCCGGGATGCGGCATTAATGGGAGCCGATGTTGCTACCATTCCTTTTAATGTGTTTGATTTACTTGTTCAACACCCGCTCACGGATGACGGTGTTAAACGGTTTCTGGCTGATTGGGAAAAGGTACCGAAAAAATAG
- a CDS encoding replication-associated recombination protein A, giving the protein MTTTKKLQKNLFNIKPGTIKKAPLADRMRPRDLQEFIGQEHLVGAGKILHRLVENKELVSLIFWGPPGVGKTTLAFIVAQAMDAHFVSFSAVLSGVKDIRVVIEEAKEQLRFYNKKTILFVDEIHRFNKAQQDAFLHHVEDGTITLIGATTENPSFEVNAPLLSRCKVLVLEQLTNDHIKVIMKNALRDKERGLGNLNVAVDDDAFDFIARLAQGDARVALNSLEAAVMLEKPDEERNRNVTLATAQEAMQRKALLYDKGGEEHYNVISAFIKSMRGSDPDAALYWLARMLEAGEEPLFVARRMVIFASEDIGNADPQALQLAIAVKDAFDFVGMPEGWIPLAQGVTYLACAPKSNASYLSYLEALKDVREKGALPVPLHIRNAPTSLMKDLGYGMGYKYPHSFGGYVEQVYLPEELQGKEYYKPTDHGFDKVIKERLVSYKKGRKR; this is encoded by the coding sequence TTGACGACAACAAAGAAGCTGCAAAAAAATTTATTTAATATAAAGCCAGGCACGATAAAAAAGGCTCCTCTTGCCGATCGTATGCGGCCTCGGGATTTACAAGAATTTATTGGTCAGGAGCATCTGGTGGGAGCCGGCAAGATCCTTCACCGGCTTGTGGAAAATAAGGAACTGGTGTCTCTGATATTTTGGGGGCCTCCCGGAGTTGGCAAAACTACCCTGGCCTTTATCGTTGCTCAGGCAATGGATGCGCATTTTGTCTCGTTTTCAGCGGTGTTGTCCGGAGTAAAGGATATCAGGGTTGTCATTGAAGAGGCCAAGGAGCAGTTAAGGTTTTATAATAAAAAAACTATCCTCTTTGTAGACGAGATTCATCGGTTTAACAAGGCCCAGCAGGATGCGTTTCTTCATCACGTGGAAGACGGCACGATAACTCTCATTGGCGCTACTACCGAAAACCCTTCCTTTGAAGTAAATGCACCGCTTCTCTCCCGCTGCAAGGTGCTGGTGCTGGAACAACTCACCAATGACCACATCAAAGTTATTATGAAAAATGCCCTCAGGGATAAGGAACGAGGGCTTGGCAATTTGAACGTGGCAGTAGACGATGACGCCTTTGATTTCATTGCACGACTTGCACAAGGAGATGCGCGGGTGGCCTTAAATTCCCTGGAAGCGGCTGTTATGCTTGAGAAACCTGATGAGGAAAGGAACCGGAATGTGACCCTGGCGACGGCCCAGGAGGCAATGCAACGGAAGGCGCTCCTCTATGATAAAGGAGGGGAGGAACATTATAACGTGATTTCCGCATTTATCAAATCGATGCGCGGAAGTGATCCTGATGCCGCCCTTTACTGGCTGGCACGGATGCTGGAGGCGGGCGAGGAACCGCTCTTTGTTGCGCGACGCATGGTCATATTCGCTTCAGAGGATATTGGAAACGCTGATCCGCAGGCGCTTCAACTGGCAATTGCCGTAAAGGATGCATTTGACTTTGTGGGGATGCCGGAAGGATGGATACCTCTCGCTCAGGGCGTTACCTACCTCGCCTGTGCACCCAAAAGCAACGCCTCATATCTGTCTTATCTGGAGGCATTGAAGGATGTCAGGGAGAAAGGTGCGCTGCCTGTGCCGCTTCATATTCGTAATGCCCCAACATCGCTCATGAAAGACCTTGGATACGGGATGGGATACAAATATCCGCATAGCTTTGGAGGATATGTAGAACAGGTGTATCTGCCTGAGGAATTGCAAGGGAAAGAGTATTACAAGCCGACTGATCACGGATTCGATAAGGTGATTAAAGAGAGGCTTGTATCTTATAAAAAAGGACGGAAGCGCTGA